From one Comamonas piscis genomic stretch:
- a CDS encoding lysylphosphatidylglycerol synthase domain-containing protein → MPAKLFSKKYLHLMGGVLGVLGIFFVAARLYKYADQISIAHFSSREIFWMVLAVGVYGAANVLLALAWQKILAFFDAPVATPWAIRAYGVSQLAKYVPGNIFQFAGRQAIGMAAGLEARALLKSTFYELGLLALVGACYGILALPLLLGWLNGWMALLLFIATISALAWGIHHFFAAKLAVAWGMHTLFLMVSGLIFWLILQNISHATPLPVAGVAGAYVLAWLIGLVTPGAPAGVGVREAVLLFLLGAWVPPGQLVFTIVVGRMVTVLGDLLFFGVCCVMKRSQA, encoded by the coding sequence ATGCCTGCCAAATTATTCTCCAAAAAATACCTGCACCTGATGGGCGGGGTGCTGGGTGTTCTGGGTATCTTTTTTGTAGCTGCGCGGCTCTATAAATACGCTGACCAAATCAGCATCGCGCATTTCTCATCCCGAGAAATTTTCTGGATGGTATTGGCTGTGGGTGTGTATGGCGCGGCCAATGTCCTTCTGGCACTGGCCTGGCAAAAAATACTGGCTTTTTTTGATGCGCCTGTCGCGACGCCGTGGGCGATTCGAGCCTATGGAGTCTCGCAGCTGGCCAAGTATGTACCGGGCAATATCTTTCAATTTGCGGGGCGGCAAGCCATCGGCATGGCAGCAGGGTTGGAAGCGCGCGCGTTGCTGAAATCCACCTTCTATGAGTTGGGCTTGCTGGCGCTGGTTGGCGCATGCTATGGGATTCTGGCCTTGCCGCTGTTGCTCGGCTGGCTGAACGGATGGATGGCCTTGCTGCTCTTTATCGCGACGATCAGCGCTTTGGCATGGGGCATCCACCACTTTTTCGCTGCAAAACTGGCTGTCGCTTGGGGAATGCACACGCTATTTTTGATGGTGTCTGGCCTGATTTTCTGGCTGATTTTGCAAAACATCAGTCATGCCACGCCGCTGCCGGTGGCGGGCGTGGCAGGGGCCTATGTGTTGGCATGGCTGATCGGCCTGGTCACCCCGGGTGCACCCGCTGGCGTGGGTGTACGAGAGGCAGTGCTGTTGTTTCTGCTGGGTGCCTGGGTTCCACCAGGTCAGTTGGTCTTCACCATTGTGGTGGGTCGGATGGTGACCGTGCTCGGGGATTTGCTTTTCTTTGGCGTCTGCTGCGTGATGAAACGCAGCCAAGCTTGA
- the gmd gene encoding GDP-mannose 4,6-dehydratase, with translation MKKAIITGITGQDGAYLAELLLSKGYTVYATFRRTSSVNFWRIEELGIQNHPNLHLVEYDLTDLSSSIRLLQSTEATEVYNLAAQSFVGVSFEQPVTTAEITGLGAVNLLEAIRIVNPKVRFYQASTSEMFGKVQAVPQKEDTPFYPRSPYGVAKLYAHWMTVNYRESYGIFGASGILFNHESPLRGREFVTRKITDSVAKIKLGKLDVMELGNIDAKRDWGFAKEYVEGMWRMLQADEPDTFVLATNRTETVRDFVRMAFKGAGVDVDFQGKAEAETAVDTATGKTVMRVNPKFYRPAEVELLIGDPAKAKAKLGWAPQTSLEQLCQMMVEADMRRNQAGFSF, from the coding sequence ATGAAAAAAGCCATCATTACCGGCATTACCGGCCAAGACGGGGCCTACCTAGCCGAGCTGCTGCTCTCCAAGGGCTACACCGTGTACGCCACTTTCCGACGCACCAGCTCGGTCAACTTCTGGCGCATAGAAGAACTGGGCATCCAGAACCACCCGAACTTGCATCTCGTCGAGTACGACTTGACCGATCTGTCTTCCAGCATCCGCCTGCTGCAAAGCACAGAAGCCACCGAGGTGTACAACCTGGCCGCGCAGAGCTTTGTCGGTGTGTCGTTCGAGCAACCGGTGACGACTGCGGAGATCACTGGCTTGGGTGCCGTGAACCTGCTCGAAGCGATTCGCATCGTCAACCCCAAGGTGCGCTTCTACCAGGCCAGCACCTCGGAGATGTTTGGCAAGGTGCAGGCGGTGCCGCAGAAGGAAGACACCCCCTTCTACCCGCGCAGCCCCTATGGCGTGGCCAAGCTGTATGCGCACTGGATGACGGTGAACTACCGTGAGAGCTATGGCATCTTTGGCGCCAGCGGCATTTTGTTCAACCACGAAAGCCCGCTGCGCGGTCGCGAGTTCGTGACGCGCAAGATCACCGACAGCGTGGCCAAGATCAAGCTGGGCAAGCTCGATGTGATGGAGCTGGGCAATATTGATGCCAAGCGCGACTGGGGTTTTGCCAAGGAATATGTGGAAGGCATGTGGCGCATGCTGCAGGCCGATGAGCCTGACACTTTTGTGCTGGCCACCAACCGCACCGAGACCGTTCGCGACTTTGTACGCATGGCGTTTAAGGGCGCTGGTGTCGATGTTGATTTCCAAGGCAAGGCGGAGGCAGAGACCGCTGTTGATACCGCCACCGGCAAGACGGTGATGCGGGTCAATCCCAAGTTCTACCGCCCTGCCGAGGTGGAGTTGCTGATTGGTGACCCGGCCAAGGCCAAGGCCAAGTTGGGCTGGGCGCCGCAGACCTCGCTGGAGCAGCTGTGCCAGATGATGGTCGAGGCCGATATGCGCCGCAACCAAGCCGGGTTCTCGTTCTGA
- a CDS encoding NAD-dependent epimerase/dehydratase family protein has protein sequence MNAAANAMGAAGQKRVLLTGAQGFTGQHLVPLLRAAGWDVWSLDRSTPNGAGLIPAAQCLQADLLNEAALQSAVQQISPQAVVHLAAIAFVGHGSADDFYRVNVVGTRHLLQALSTLPVKPQCVLLASSANIYGNSHEGALPEGTTANPANDYAVSKLAMEYMARLWLPQLPVVLVRPFNYTGLGQSPQFLIPKIVDHALRKADVIELGNLDVDRDFSDVRDVAAAYVRLLDSAAQGSVAGGVFNVGSGRTWSLRDVLAQVQQISGHAMEVRVNPAFVRANEVRILCADTTALEQAIGEWRSHQLEDTLRWMLQA, from the coding sequence ATGAACGCCGCCGCCAATGCCATGGGTGCAGCAGGCCAAAAGCGGGTGCTGCTGACGGGTGCGCAAGGCTTTACCGGCCAGCACCTGGTGCCGTTGCTGCGCGCTGCGGGCTGGGATGTCTGGTCGCTGGATCGCTCCACCCCTAATGGCGCTGGGCTGATTCCAGCAGCGCAATGCCTGCAGGCGGATTTGCTCAATGAGGCAGCGCTGCAAAGCGCCGTTCAGCAGATCAGCCCGCAGGCGGTGGTGCATTTGGCGGCGATTGCCTTTGTGGGCCATGGCTCGGCGGACGACTTTTACCGGGTCAATGTGGTGGGTACCCGGCATTTGCTGCAGGCGTTGAGCACGCTGCCTGTGAAGCCGCAGTGTGTGCTGCTGGCCAGCAGTGCCAACATCTACGGCAACAGCCATGAAGGCGCCTTGCCAGAGGGCACCACCGCCAACCCCGCCAACGACTACGCGGTGAGCAAACTGGCCATGGAGTATATGGCGCGGCTTTGGCTGCCACAGCTGCCAGTGGTGCTGGTGCGGCCGTTCAACTACACGGGCCTGGGCCAGTCGCCGCAGTTTTTGATTCCCAAGATCGTGGACCATGCACTGCGAAAGGCGGACGTGATCGAGCTGGGCAATCTGGATGTGGACCGAGATTTTTCTGATGTGCGCGATGTGGCTGCTGCCTACGTGCGCTTGCTGGATAGCGCCGCGCAGGGCTCCGTGGCCGGTGGCGTGTTCAATGTCGGCTCGGGCCGCACCTGGTCGCTGCGCGATGTATTGGCACAGGTGCAGCAGATCAGCGGGCATGCGATGGAGGTGCGGGTGAACCCCGCCTTTGTACGCGCCAATGAAGTGCGCATCCTGTGCGCTGACACCACGGCGCTGGAGCAGGCGATTGGTGAATGGCGCAGCCACCAGCTGGAAGACACCCTGCGCTGGATGCTGCAGGCTTGA
- a CDS encoding glycosyltransferase family 4 protein has translation MGLDIILGADALHAPLTGIGRYSFELASQLRQHPDVDRLRYFSHGHWVADPLAALGGQSSSPTAPVPGAQSTPNTAPTLFTRLRSTLSANRTAVRVYQSLMPAISRWRVRAEGQAIFHSPNYLVPPFPGRTVNTVHDLSHVFYPEFHPQARVEFMNLAFGSSLKHTDHVITDTETVRQEFIQHFGWSADRVSAIGLGMDAAYHPRSDAELAPVLAKHGLQPCGYALYVGTIEPRKNISRLLQAYAQLDPALRKACPLVLAGGKGWKSEDVHRRMEQAANEGWLHYLSYVDQADLPMLYAGARLFAYPSLYEGFGLPIVEAMASGTPVLTSDTSCMPEVAGGAAALVNPLDVDDILRGLQSHLGDDAWLRDASAKGLARAATYSWQRCTAETLAVYKAL, from the coding sequence ATGGGTTTGGACATCATCCTGGGCGCCGATGCGCTGCATGCGCCGTTGACGGGCATTGGGCGCTACAGCTTCGAACTGGCCAGCCAGCTGCGCCAGCATCCCGATGTGGACCGTTTACGTTACTTCTCGCACGGCCATTGGGTGGCAGATCCGTTGGCGGCGCTGGGTGGACAGAGTTCAAGCCCCACCGCCCCGGTGCCTGGTGCGCAAAGCACTCCCAATACCGCGCCAACCCTGTTCACGCGTCTGCGAAGTACCTTGTCGGCCAACCGTACAGCAGTGCGGGTCTACCAATCGTTGATGCCTGCCATTTCGCGTTGGCGGGTCCGCGCAGAAGGCCAGGCCATCTTCCACTCTCCCAATTACCTGGTGCCGCCTTTTCCGGGCCGCACGGTCAACACCGTGCATGACCTCTCGCATGTGTTCTACCCAGAGTTCCACCCGCAGGCGCGGGTGGAGTTCATGAACCTGGCGTTTGGCAGCAGCCTCAAGCACACTGACCATGTCATCACCGATACGGAAACGGTGCGCCAGGAATTTATCCAGCACTTTGGCTGGTCGGCGGACAGGGTCAGCGCCATTGGCCTGGGCATGGATGCCGCCTACCACCCGCGCAGCGATGCGGAACTGGCGCCGGTACTGGCCAAGCATGGGCTGCAGCCATGCGGCTATGCGCTGTATGTGGGCACCATTGAGCCGCGTAAAAATATCAGCCGTTTGCTGCAGGCCTATGCGCAGTTGGACCCGGCTTTGCGCAAGGCCTGCCCTCTCGTGCTGGCAGGTGGCAAGGGCTGGAAATCCGAAGACGTACACCGCCGCATGGAGCAAGCCGCCAACGAAGGCTGGCTGCACTACCTGTCCTATGTCGACCAGGCCGACCTGCCCATGCTCTATGCGGGCGCGCGCCTGTTTGCCTACCCCTCGCTCTACGAAGGCTTTGGGCTGCCGATCGTGGAGGCTATGGCCAGCGGTACCCCCGTGCTGACCTCTGATACCTCCTGCATGCCAGAAGTGGCCGGTGGCGCTGCCGCGCTGGTCAACCCGCTCGATGTGGACGACATTCTGCGGGGCCTGCAAAGCCATCTGGGTGATGACGCCTGGCTACGCGATGCCAGCGCCAAGGGCTTGGCCCGTGCCGCCACCTACTCCTGGCAGCGTTGCACGGCGGAGACCCTGGCGGTTTACAAAGCGCTGTGA
- the zigA gene encoding zinc metallochaperone GTPase ZigA, translated as MTSTALSNPLATTRPPKLPVTVLSGFLGAGKTTLLNYILNNREGRRVAVIVNDMSEVNIDAALVRQGGAELSRTDEKLVEMSNGCICCTLREDLLVEVARLASEGRFDQLVIESTGISEPLPVAETFTFAGEDGRSLGDVAQLDTMVTVVDAFNFLRDYSSRDHLQARGQSLGDEDQRTVVDLLVEQVEFCDVIVLNKADLVSNEEREQLIAILRGLNRRARIELAEFGQVPLHKVLQTGLFDFEQASQAPGWLQELRGSHQPETEAYGIGSFVYRARRPFHPQRFFALINQEWPGVVRSKGFFWLASHPTLAGQWSQAGAVARHSAAGYWWAAVPEERWPQDAEALALIRKAWDDRVGDARQELVLIGMGMDEAALRAQLDSCLLSDAEMAPGPAVWTGWSHSFVDWPDSKG; from the coding sequence ATGACTTCCACCGCCCTCTCCAATCCACTGGCAACCACACGCCCACCCAAACTCCCGGTCACCGTGCTCTCGGGGTTTCTGGGCGCCGGTAAAACAACCCTGCTGAATTACATCCTCAACAACCGCGAAGGCCGGCGCGTGGCGGTCATCGTCAATGACATGTCCGAGGTCAATATCGATGCGGCCCTGGTGCGCCAGGGCGGGGCCGAGCTATCGCGCACCGATGAGAAGCTGGTGGAGATGAGCAATGGCTGCATCTGCTGCACCCTGCGCGAGGATTTGCTGGTGGAAGTCGCCCGCCTGGCCAGCGAAGGCCGCTTTGACCAGCTGGTCATCGAGTCCACCGGCATCTCCGAGCCTCTGCCCGTGGCAGAGACCTTTACCTTTGCCGGCGAAGACGGCCGCAGCCTGGGCGATGTGGCGCAGCTGGACACGATGGTGACGGTGGTCGATGCCTTCAACTTTTTGCGCGACTACAGCTCGCGCGACCACTTGCAGGCGCGTGGCCAATCGCTGGGCGATGAGGACCAGCGCACCGTCGTGGATCTGCTGGTCGAGCAGGTCGAGTTCTGCGATGTGATCGTCCTCAACAAGGCCGACTTGGTATCCAACGAAGAGCGCGAGCAGCTCATCGCCATCTTGCGCGGCCTGAACCGCCGCGCCCGCATTGAGCTGGCCGAGTTTGGCCAGGTGCCCCTGCACAAGGTGCTGCAAACGGGTCTGTTTGATTTTGAGCAGGCCTCCCAGGCGCCCGGCTGGCTGCAGGAGCTGCGCGGCAGCCACCAGCCCGAAACGGAAGCCTATGGCATTGGCAGCTTTGTCTACCGCGCGCGCCGCCCTTTCCACCCCCAGCGCTTTTTCGCGCTGATCAACCAGGAATGGCCGGGCGTTGTGCGCTCCAAAGGCTTTTTCTGGCTGGCCAGCCACCCCACGTTGGCAGGCCAGTGGTCACAAGCCGGTGCGGTGGCGCGCCATAGCGCTGCGGGTTACTGGTGGGCCGCTGTGCCGGAAGAGCGCTGGCCGCAGGATGCGGAGGCGCTGGCCTTGATCCGCAAAGCCTGGGACGACCGCGTAGGGGATGCCCGGCAGGAGCTGGTGTTGATCGGCATGGGGATGGATGAGGCAGCGCTGCGCGCGCAGTTGGACAGTTGCCTGCTCAGCGATGCGGAGATGGCGCCGGGGCCCGCGGTGTGGACGGGGTGGAGCCATTCCTTTGTGGATTGGCCCGACAGCAAGGGCTAA
- a CDS encoding Fur family transcriptional regulator has product MSTVAKTPPPELTKHQALVLQALAREANPASAYALLDKLRDEGVRAPQQVYRALDKLIEYGLVHRVESLNSFVACAHTHAEGHDHGLVVFAICDSCGQVDEFLEPAVERRLKTWSKANGFRPSSTHVEMHGTCGRCTAAPAA; this is encoded by the coding sequence ATGTCCACAGTCGCCAAAACGCCCCCGCCCGAGTTGACCAAGCACCAAGCCCTGGTGCTGCAAGCGTTGGCGCGCGAGGCCAATCCAGCCAGCGCCTATGCCCTGCTCGACAAGTTGCGTGACGAAGGTGTGCGTGCGCCGCAGCAGGTCTACCGCGCGCTGGACAAGCTGATCGAGTACGGCCTGGTGCACCGGGTGGAGAGCCTCAACTCCTTTGTGGCCTGCGCCCATACGCATGCCGAAGGCCATGACCATGGCCTGGTGGTGTTCGCCATCTGCGATAGCTGCGGCCAGGTGGATGAGTTTTTGGAGCCTGCGGTAGAGCGGCGCCTGAAGACCTGGTCCAAGGCCAATGGCTTTCGCCCCAGCAGCACCCATGTCGAGATGCATGGCACCTGCGGCCGCTGCACTGCTGCACCGGCTGCCTGA
- a CDS encoding metal ABC transporter ATP-binding protein: MQSVSPLTAAVHGVDFELSNLGLGYGGKLALRGVSGQFAAGSMTAVVGPNGGGKSTLLKGLLGLLKPMQGTVRCRYPRAALGYLAQACEVERDFPISVEDFVSLGLWAQTGALGAVSDAQRVQISTALATVGLQGWQPRWIAELSGGQFQRMRFARLWVQNPPVILLDEPFTGVDEPSIDVLLQLLQQWHVRGRTVLAVLHDREMVEAFFPQALALAGTQLGWGDTADVLPSLAARAGARRRA; encoded by the coding sequence ATGCAGTCGGTTTCCCCTCTGACGGCGGCAGTGCATGGCGTGGACTTTGAACTCTCCAACCTCGGCCTGGGCTATGGCGGCAAGCTGGCGCTGCGGGGTGTCAGCGGGCAGTTTGCGGCGGGCTCGATGACGGCCGTTGTCGGCCCCAATGGCGGGGGCAAATCGACCTTGCTCAAAGGTCTGCTGGGGTTGCTCAAGCCCATGCAGGGGACGGTGCGCTGCCGCTATCCCCGCGCCGCGCTGGGCTACCTGGCACAGGCTTGCGAGGTGGAACGAGATTTTCCCATCAGCGTGGAAGACTTTGTCAGCCTGGGCCTCTGGGCGCAGACGGGCGCGCTGGGTGCCGTCAGCGATGCGCAGCGCGTGCAGATCAGCACTGCATTAGCGACAGTGGGCTTGCAGGGCTGGCAGCCGCGCTGGATTGCCGAGCTCTCGGGCGGGCAGTTCCAGCGCATGCGCTTTGCCCGGCTCTGGGTGCAGAACCCGCCGGTGATCTTGCTGGATGAGCCCTTTACCGGTGTCGATGAGCCCTCCATCGATGTGCTGCTGCAGCTGTTGCAGCAGTGGCATGTGCGGGGCCGCACCGTGCTGGCCGTGCTGCATGACCGCGAGATGGTGGAAGCGTTTTTTCCGCAGGCCTTGGCGCTGGCGGGCACGCAGCTGGGCTGGGGGGATACCGCTGATGTGCTGCCGAGCCTGGCTGCACGCGCAGGTGCCAGGAGGCGCGCATGA
- a CDS encoding metal ABC transporter permease — MIDELLWQPFVDYGFMRRALAGCLALSAGAAPLGTILLLRRMSLVGDAMSHAILPGAAMGYLLFGLSLPAMTIGGLAAGLIVALLSGVVTRYTALREDASFAGFYLISLALGVLLISLRGSNVDLLHVLFGSVLALDDPTLYLTATIASLSMLGLALMYRPLLMECLDPGFLRLQGRMGSISHGVFMLLLVLNLVGGFHSLGTLMAVALVVLPAASARFWLRGVGLQMALSTGIAMAGSVLGLLLSFHAGIAASAAITLSLGSLYLLSLCLGRLGSVWAQRQAPANDSVTEPMGVSE; from the coding sequence ATGATCGACGAGCTGTTGTGGCAGCCCTTTGTGGACTACGGCTTTATGCGCCGCGCGCTGGCCGGCTGCCTGGCCTTGAGCGCTGGTGCCGCGCCCTTGGGCACCATCTTGCTGTTGCGCCGCATGAGCCTGGTGGGCGATGCCATGTCGCATGCCATCTTGCCGGGCGCGGCCATGGGCTATTTGCTGTTTGGCCTGTCTCTACCGGCGATGACGATCGGTGGCCTGGCCGCGGGCCTGATCGTGGCCCTGCTCTCGGGCGTGGTGACCCGCTACACCGCCCTGCGCGAGGACGCGAGCTTTGCCGGCTTCTACCTGATCTCGCTGGCGCTGGGCGTGTTGCTGATCTCGCTGCGCGGCTCCAATGTGGATCTGCTGCATGTGTTGTTTGGCTCGGTGCTGGCGCTGGACGATCCCACCCTTTATCTGACCGCCACCATCGCCAGCCTGTCGATGCTGGGCCTGGCATTGATGTACCGGCCCTTGCTGATGGAATGCCTGGACCCCGGCTTTTTGCGGCTGCAGGGGCGCATGGGCAGCATCAGCCATGGGGTTTTCATGCTTTTGCTGGTGCTCAATTTGGTAGGGGGATTTCATTCGCTGGGCACCTTGATGGCGGTGGCCCTGGTGGTGCTGCCCGCCGCCAGTGCGCGGTTCTGGCTGCGCGGCGTGGGCCTGCAGATGGCGCTGTCCACCGGTATCGCGATGGCCGGCAGCGTGCTGGGCCTGCTGCTGTCCTTCCACGCGGGCATTGCGGCATCGGCCGCCATCACCTTGAGCCTGGGCAGCTTGTACCTGCTGTCCTTGTGCCTGGGCCGGCTGGGCAGCGTGTGGGCGCAGCGCCAGGCACCAGCCAACGATTCTGTGACTGAACCAATGGGAGTATCCGAATGA
- a CDS encoding metal ABC transporter solute-binding protein, Zn/Mn family, protein MSNFSLNRRALLGLALSSALPVSTVWAAGQPLPVVASFSILQDLTRQVGGDLVSVSALVGPDGDAHVFEPTPQQARQLQQARVLVANGLDFESWLPRLKKAAGFKGQEIVASQGIAVRALPKGQGHDHGHVHGAGAEKHDHDHGHGHNHGPNDPHAWQDVKNAIVYVRNIAKGLATADPANASQYDQQATQYIARLTALDTSLRQRFAAVPAARRTVVSTHDAFGYFAQAYGLHFVPVRGLSTESEPSARDMAALVKQVREERIGAIFLENISDPRLLEQLSRETGAAIGGRLYSDALSPAGGPAATYIDMVETNASTLLKALQAG, encoded by the coding sequence ATGAGCAACTTTTCCCTGAACCGCCGCGCGCTGCTGGGGCTGGCGCTGAGCAGCGCTCTGCCTGTCAGCACCGTCTGGGCTGCGGGCCAGCCGCTGCCCGTGGTGGCCAGCTTTTCGATCTTGCAGGATCTCACCCGCCAGGTCGGTGGTGATCTCGTCAGCGTCTCTGCGCTGGTCGGCCCTGACGGCGACGCCCATGTGTTTGAGCCCACGCCGCAGCAGGCGCGCCAGCTGCAGCAGGCCAGGGTATTGGTGGCCAATGGTCTCGATTTTGAGAGCTGGTTGCCGCGCCTCAAAAAGGCCGCAGGCTTTAAAGGCCAGGAGATCGTCGCATCGCAGGGCATTGCGGTGCGCGCCTTGCCCAAAGGGCAAGGCCATGACCACGGGCACGTCCATGGCGCTGGCGCTGAAAAGCACGACCATGACCATGGGCACGGCCACAACCATGGCCCCAATGACCCCCACGCCTGGCAGGATGTGAAAAACGCCATCGTCTATGTGCGCAATATCGCCAAGGGCCTGGCCACGGCAGACCCGGCCAACGCGTCCCAGTACGACCAGCAGGCCACGCAGTACATCGCCCGCTTGACGGCGCTGGACACGAGCCTGCGCCAGCGCTTTGCCGCCGTGCCCGCAGCGCGCCGCACCGTCGTCAGCACCCACGATGCCTTTGGCTACTTTGCCCAGGCCTATGGCCTGCATTTTGTGCCGGTGCGCGGCCTGTCGACCGAGTCCGAGCCCTCGGCGCGCGACATGGCAGCGCTGGTCAAGCAGGTGCGTGAAGAGCGCATTGGCGCCATCTTCCTGGAAAACATCTCCGACCCGCGCCTGCTGGAACAGCTGTCGCGCGAGACGGGCGCTGCCATCGGTGGGCGCCTCTACTCCGATGCGCTGTCGCCTGCAGGTGGACCGGCTGCCACCTATATCGATATGGTGGAGACCAACGCCAGCACCTTGCTCAAGGCCTTGCAGGCCGGTTGA
- a CDS encoding type IV pilin protein, giving the protein MVFIQEIRLRRARQPVGGSACRRLKAAQGFTLIEVMIVVAIVGILSAIALPSYSEYIKRGQIVEGITPLADMGAKMEQFYQDNRTYVAACQSKIAAEPAETSRFKYICDGHMSRYTVKAEGKGSMSGFAFVLTHEGARNTASTPPGWTAGSGCWSSPSPPGSSWCRAARSCRVFWLRPGGCWAWLI; this is encoded by the coding sequence ATGGTTTTTATTCAGGAAATCCGTCTGCGGCGGGCGCGCCAGCCTGTGGGCGGTAGCGCCTGTCGTCGGCTCAAGGCGGCCCAGGGCTTTACGCTCATCGAGGTCATGATCGTGGTCGCCATCGTGGGCATTCTGTCCGCGATTGCCTTGCCCAGCTACAGCGAGTACATCAAGCGCGGCCAGATCGTCGAGGGCATCACACCCTTGGCCGATATGGGCGCCAAGATGGAGCAGTTCTACCAGGACAACCGGACCTACGTTGCTGCCTGCCAAAGCAAGATAGCCGCAGAGCCTGCCGAAACGTCCCGCTTCAAGTACATCTGTGACGGACACATGTCTCGCTACACGGTAAAGGCCGAAGGCAAAGGATCCATGTCCGGCTTCGCGTTTGTACTGACCCACGAAGGTGCCCGCAACACAGCCAGCACGCCGCCAGGCTGGACGGCAGGATCAGGCTGCTGGTCCAGCCCATCACCACCCGGATCGAGCTGGTGCAGGGCGGCACGCAGCTGCCGCGTATTCTGGTTGCGACCGGGCGGTTGTTGGGCTTGGCTGATATGA